The following are from one region of the Cyclopterus lumpus isolate fCycLum1 chromosome 21, fCycLum1.pri, whole genome shotgun sequence genome:
- the LOC117750444 gene encoding probable phospholipid-transporting ATPase IH, whose protein sequence is MDFTLLRNLISRYCVGEEIWVDSRTVYIGHKEPPPGAEAYIPQRYPDNRIVSSKYTSWNFVPKNLFEQFRRIANFYFLVIFLVQLIIDTPTSPVTSGLPLFFVITVTAIKQGYEDWLRHKADCSINECPVDVVQQGKVVRTQSHKLRVGDIVVVREDETFPCDLILLSSSRHDGTCYVTTASLDGESSHKTYYAVQDTMAFRTEQEVDSLHATIECEQPQPDLYKFVGRINIYKDKEEPVARPLGAENLLLRGATLKNTQHIYAVAVYTGMETKMALNYQSKSQKRSAVEKSMNAFLVVYLCILISKAVINTVLKYAWQWSPDQDEPWYNHRTENERQRHVVIRAFTDFLAFMVLFNYIIPVSMYVTVEMQKFLGSYFITWDEEMFDEELGEGALVNTSDLNEELGQVEYVFTDKTGTLTENNMEFIECCVDGNVYIPHAICNGQILSAASSIDMIDSSPGGYRREHEDLFFRALCLCHTVQVKEEETVDGIKRGIHQGKPTSFYISSSPDEVALVEGMKRLGYTYLRLKDNYMEILNKDDEIERFQLLHVLNFDSVRRRMSVIVKSSSGECLLFCKGADSSIFPRVVSGKVEQVKARVEQNAVEGLRTLCVAYRKLSESEYQEACHRLNEAKLALQDREQRLAQAYDIIERDLVLLGATAVEDRLQEKAADTIESLHKAGMKVWVLTGDKMETAAATCYASKLFRRSTQILELTKKRTEEQSLHDVLFELNRTVLRQRSISGLSVDCLDFGLIIDGATLSAVLKANQEGAGCGNYREIFLEICRNCSAVLCCRMAPLQKAQIVKLIKASKEHPITLAIGDGANDVSMILEAHVGIGIMGKEGRQAARNSDYAIPKFKHLKKMLLVHGHYYYIRIAELVQYFFYKNVCFIFPQFLYQFFCGFSQQPLYDTAYLTLYNISFTSLPILLYSLVEQHVTIDRLKRDPSLYRDVAKNSLLRWPVFLYWTCLGVFDAVIFFFGAYFLFDNTTFTSNGQMFGNWTFGTLVFTVLVFTVTLKLALDTHHWTWINHFVIWGSLLFYVIFSLLWGGIIWPFLNYQRMYYVFMQMLSSGPAWLSIILLVTVSLLPDVIKKVLCRAMCPTATERAQSTRPCLTVEPSTIFMLSQSSSRMSF, encoded by the exons ggCTATGAGGACTGGCTCAGACACAAGGCCGACTGTTCTATAAACGAGTGTCCGGTGGACGTGGTGCAGCAGGGGAAGGTGGTGAGGACACAGAGTCACAAGCTACGG GTGGGGGACATCGTCGTGGTGCGGGAGGACGAGACTTTCCCCTGTGACCTcatcctgctctcctccagccGCCATGACGGGACCTGCTACGTCACCACTGCCAGCCTGGACGGGGAGTCCAGCCACAAG ACCTATTATGCAGTACAAGATACCATGGCCTTTAGAACGGAGCAGGAGGTGGATTCGCTACACGCCACTATTGAATGTGAACAACCGCAGCCTGACCTCTACAA ATTTGTGGGACGCATCAATATTTACAAGGACAAAGAAGAGCCTGTGGCGAG ACCGCTCGGGGCTGAGAATTTGCTCCTTAGAGGAGCCACGCTGAAGAACACACAACATATTTATG CTGTTGCGGTCTACACCGGTATGGAGACGAAGATGGCGCTTAACTACCAGTCTAAATCTCAGAAGCGCTCCGCTGTAGAGAA GTCGATGAATGCCTTCCTAGTCGTGTATCTGTGCATCTTGATCAGTAAAGCGGTGATCAACACCGTTCTGAAATACGCCTGGCAGTGGTCTCCAGACCAGGACGAGCCCTGGTACAACCACAGGACCGAGAACGAGCGGCAGCGCCACGTG gTGATCCGAGCTTTCACAGACTTCCTGGCCTTCATGGTCCTCTTTAATTACATCATCCCGGTGTCGATGTACGTCACGGTGGAGATGCAGAAATTCCTGGGCTCTTATTTCATCACCTGGGATGAAGAAATGTTCGACGAAGAGCTGGGGGAGGGAGCTCTGGTCAACACCTCTGACCTGAATGAAGAGCTgggacag GTGGAGTACGTGTTTACTGATAAGACAGGCACTCTCACGGAGAACAACATGGAGTTTATTGAATGCTGCGTCGATGGGAACGTCTACATCCCGCACGCCATCTGCAACGGCCAAATCCTCAGCGCCGCTTCCAGTATAGACATGATCGACTCGTCACCTGGAGGATACAGGAGG GAACACGAGGATCTGTTTTTCCGGGCGCTGTGCCTGTGTCACACGGtgcaggtgaaggaggaggagacggtggACGGCATCAAGAGGGGCATCCACCAGGGCAAGCCCACCTCCTTCTACATCTCCTCCTCACCGGATGAGGTGGCTTTGGTGGAGGGCATGAAAAG GCTGGGCTACACCTATCTGAGACTGAAAGACAACTACATGGAGATCCTCAACAAAGACGATGAGATCGAAAG ATTTCAGCTGCTCCATGTGCTGAACTTTGACTCCGTCAGGAGGCGAATGAGCGTCATCGTCAAGTCCAGCTCAG GAGAATGCCTGCTGTTCTGTAAAGGAGCGGACTCGTCCATTTTCCCCCGCGTCGTGTCTGggaaggtggagcaggtgaaaGCCCGGGTGGAGCAGAACGCTGTT GAGGGGCTGCGGACTCTGTGTGTCGCTTATCGAAAGCTGTCGGAGTCCGAATACCAGGAGGCGTGTCATCGGCTGAACGAAGCCAAGCTGGCCCTGCAGGACAGGGAGCAGAGGCTGGCGCAGGCCTATGACATCATCGAGAGGGACTTGGTGCTTTTGGGAGCGACGGCAGTGGAGGACAG GCTCCAGGAGAAAGCTGCAGACACCATCGAGTCGCTGCACAAGGCCGGGATGAAAGTCTGGGTCCTGACGGgggacaagatggagacggcggCGGCGACCTGCTACGCCAGCAAGCTGTTCCGCCGCAGCACCCAGATCCTGGAGCTGACCAAGAAACGCACAGAGGAGCAGAGCCTGCACGACGTTCTGTTCGAACTCAACCGGACGGTGCTGAGACAACGCTCCATTTCTGG GTTGTCCGTCGACTGCCTGGACTTCGGTCTGATCATCGACGGCGCCACTCTCTCCGCGGTGCTGAAGGCCAACCAGGAGGGCGCCGGTTGCGGCAACTACCGAGAGATCTTTTTGGAGATCTGTCGCAACTGTAGCGCCGTGCTCTGCTGTCGGATGGCGCCGCTGCAGAAAGcccag ATCGTGAAGCTGATTAAAGCGTCCAAGGAGCACCCCATAACCCTCGCCATCGGCGACGGGGCCAACGACGTCAGCATGATCCTGGAAGCACATGTGGGCATCG gCATCATGGGTAAAGAGGGCCGACAGGCGGCACGGAACAGCGACTACGCCATCCCCAAGTTCAAACACCTGAAGAAGATGCTCCTCGTCCACGGCCACTACTATTACATCCGCATCGCCGAACTCGTCCAGTACTTCTTCTACAAG aaTGTATGCTTCATCTTCCCTCAGTTCCTGTACCAGTTCTTCTGTGGGTTCTCCCAGCAG CCTCTGTACGACACGGCCTATTTGACGTTGTACAACATCAGCTTCACCTCGCTCCCCATCCTCCTCTACAGCCTGGTGGAGCAGCACGTCACCATCGATAGGCTCAAGAGGGACCCTTCCTTGTACAG GGACGTAGCGAAGAACTCCCTCCTCCGCTGGCCCGTCTTCTTGTATTGGACGTGCCTGGGTGTGTTTGACGCCGTTATCTTCTTCTTTGGTgcctacttcctgtttgacaaCACCACCTTCACCAGCAATGGCCAG ATGTTCGGCAACTGGACCTTCGGGACTCTGGTCTTTACTGTGCTGGTCTTCACCGTGACGCTCAAG CTTGCCTTGGACACACACCACTGGACCTGGATCAATCACTTTGTCATCTGGGGGTCACTACTTTTCTACgtcattttctctcttctctgggGAGGCATCATTTG GCCCTTCCTGAACTACCAGAGGATGTACTACGTGTTCATGCAGATGCTGTCCAGTGGTCCGGCCTGGCTCAGCATCATCCTGCTCGTAACGGTCAGCCTGTTGCCAGATGTCATCAAAAAGGTCCTCTGCAGGGCCATGTGTCCCACGGCGACCGAACGTGCACAG TCCACTCGCCCGTGCCTTACTGTGGAGCCGTCCACCATCTTCATGCTTTCTCAGTCCTCCAGCAGAATGAGTTTCTGA